From the genome of Anopheles moucheti chromosome 3, idAnoMoucSN_F20_07, whole genome shotgun sequence, one region includes:
- the LOC128304020 gene encoding zinc finger protein 813-like yields MDSLEICRVCVEEADEYWFLFENCVMIPLGTTTPAQIITEFTGIEIVRDDGLPEFVCISCIEAVASAYQIREKCISSDRKLRKLLLQNRSSNAQRAIQQTNQAIHTQNGSTSKDVEITPQETSSMDEQDAYYETVNKEDSRDTEYTEPNQADTLEIALEQLGAVSYNEEYLTNVQQQQYEADDNDDEHENRPITVHSEQDIAKDNQTIDMEVQILKPDATNESVKVQGAKNSTNDTQYPKVDRQKKIVCDLCGKHFSNKGNLKAHIMLHNNYKPFRCDLCGKTFSRKHNYNVHKLRHTGKRIHQCLECDKAFVCTVNLKHHMIKHSNVKPFKCNRCEMEFSYRTDLVRHKIAHTGIYPFACEYCHRRFSRKSSLKNHLPKCMDQEKKHVVKDESSV; encoded by the coding sequence ATGGATTCTCTCGAAATTTGTCGTGTTTGTGTAGAAGAAGCGGACGAATATTGGTTTCTGTTTGAAAACTGTGTTATGATACCATTGGGTACTACTACACCAGCACAAATCATCACCGAATTTACCGGCATTGAAATCGTACGCGACGATGGATTACCAGAATTCGTGTGCATCAGTTGTATTGAAGCAGTGGCATCGGCGTACCAAATACGagaaaaatgcatttcctCTGATCGAAAGCTGCGAAAACTGCTGCTACAGAATAGAAGTTCGAATGCTCAACGAGCAATCCAGCAAACGAACCAGGCTATCCATACGCAAAATGGTTCCACGTCAAAAGATGTTGAGATAACGCCACAAGAGACATCATCGATGGATGAACAAGATGCTTATTATGAAACGGTAAATAAGGAGGATTCGCGTGACACTGAATACACCGAGCCAAATCAAGCAGATACATTGGAGATTGCGTTGGAACAGTTAGGAGCGGTGTCTTACAACGAAGAATATCTTACCAAtgtacagcaacagcaatacgaagctgatgataatgatgatgaacatGAAAATCGGCCAATCACAGTTCATAGTGAGCAAGATATCGCTAAAGATAATCAAACTATCGACATGGAGGTTCAAATATTAAAACCCGATGCCACAAATGAGTCCGTCAAAGTTCAGGGTGCGAAAAATTCTACCAACGACACCCAATATCCCAAAGTGGATCGGCAGAAAAAGATCGTTTGTGACCTTtgtggcaaacatttttcgAACAAGGGAAACTTGAAAGCTCATATAATGCTACACAACAACTACAAGCCTTTTAGGTGCGATCTGTGTGGAAAGACATTCTCGCGCAAGCATAACTACAACGTGCACAAGTTGCGTCACACGGGCAAACGCATCCACCAGTGCCTAGAGTGTGATAAGGCATTCGTTTGCActgtaaatttaaaacaccATATGATTAAGCATTCGAATGTGAAGCCATTCAAATGTAATCGATGTGAAATGGAATTTTCTTACCGTACGGACCTAGTACGGCACAAAATAGCGCACACCGGCATCTATCCATTTGCTTGCGAATATTGTCACCGTCGGTTTAGTCGAAAAAGCAGTCTCAAGAATCATCTTCCAAAATGCATGGATCAGGAAAAGAAACACGTTGTGAAAGACGAGTCTAGCGTTTAG
- the LOC128300866 gene encoding RING finger protein 10: MEKNRFTNQNLSKGQISEAKKNQDVSVKWPRQSKRRGEQSDSSNNHRHSANTGKVPSANKTRNQSNYNYDARQRSQRPIRATEQLATGDGDVGRSLDEEQPTSSGTAGLAPPAQSNATPNSVRGELHSVFTPGSKKQSLNHLLNYHYAPRERDQPVRFTRTGNIRKLAHQSHGSYNKEQFLQANCQFVVRADEDYEGLLSAPDQLVDWGKVEQIHVLTSEEPQCPICLYPPVAAKMTKCGHVYCWPCILHYLALSDKTWRKCPICYEAIHLPDLRSAVSKPFHAYGTGEYVTLQLMRREKGTMKVVEVNDEHQMANIRPIVGTSIPHFDATVGNSILTKLLLTDTVQMLRIMEREQTELENQLVSDGADAPENIFVQQALDILTERRTNLKAAKAITFPVPVEKIVRGISISSSVSDDATEQQSEDVLDGVAQAMSTGSEGSSDFMIDEESNFTVGDIAIVPTAQCTGEHYYFYQSLDGQPLFLHSINSRMLQAMYGSLDRSPHRITGRVVQKDSCSMDENLRRRLKYLEHLPVCTQFDVVELDFGPTASDGLVSEEIMNLFHDELAMRHRTRQKRARAEQKREKQIFEFNERQLGKAMARSARISIESTKHFPSCGLSESYPEEPTLLGTSPVASDISSSPGSSGSAMSSWSKMVSTQPSSNQRWPTLGGATSSSNSSAPAPKLVQVTGSRMAATTSSTSRTGWRQPTSDVDEDETDEELIAVRAPLFNNNLGRAIEAALERKTAHQYQSTSGSGSGSGTASGAAGKRKKNKKTLLFASGMNMN; this comes from the exons ATGGAGAAGAATCGCTTTACCAATCAGAATCTGTCCAAGGGGCAGATTTCTGAGGCGAAGAAAAATCAAG ATGTTTCTGTTAAGTGGCCCCGTCAGTCCAAACGTCGTGGAGAACAATCGGACAGCAGCAATAATCATCGGCACAGTGCCAACACCGGTAAAGTACCGAGCGCAAACAAAACTCGTAATCAAAGCAACTACAACTACGATGCACGGCAACGGTCGCAACGACCAATCCGAGCAACGGAACAACTTGCCACCGGTGATGGCGACGTCGGGCGTTCCCTGGATGAAGAGCAACCGACCTCTAGCGGAACCGCCGGACTAGCGCCACCGGCTCAATCGAACGCGACGCCCAACAGCGTACGCGGTGAATTACACTCGGTGTTTACACCCGGCTCGAAGAAACAGAGTCTGAACCACTTGCTGAATTATCATTACGCACCACGCGAACGCGACCAGCCAGTTCGGTTCACGCGCACCGGCAACATTCGTAAGCTGGCGCACCAGTCACATGGTAGCTACAACAAGGAACAATTCCTGCAGGCGAACTGCCAGTTTGTAGTGCGCGCCGATGAAGACTATGAAGGTTTACTGTCCGCACCGGATCAACTGGTGGACTGGGGCAAGGTGGAACAAATCCACGTGCTCACTTCGGAGGAACCACAATGTCCGATATGCCTGTATCCGCCGGTGGCGGCAAAAATGACGAAATGCGGCCACGTGTACTGTTGGCCTTGCATTCTGCACTATCTGGCATTGTCGGATAAAACATGGCGCAAGTGTCCGATCTGTTACGAGGCGATCCATCTGCCGGATTTGAGATCGGCCGTTTCGAAACCGTTCCACGCTTACGGTACGGGAGAGTATGTAACGCTTCAGCTGATGCGTCGCGAAAAGGGTACTATGAAGGTGGTCGAAGTGAACGATGAGCATCAGATGGCGAACATCCGTCCGATTGTAGGCACTTCGATTCCACATTTTGACGCTACCGTTGGTAACAGCATCCTTACCAAGCTGCTTCTAACCGACACTGTGCAAATGTTGAGAATAATGGAACGCGAACAAACAGAACTTGAGAATCAGCTCGTGTCCGATGGTGCCGATGCACCGGAGAACATCTTCGTGCAGCAGGCACTAGACATACTCACGGAACGTCGTACCAATTTGAAGGCGGCAAAAGCAATCACGTTTCCCGTTCCAGTGGAAAAGATTGTACGTGGCATATCGATCTCTTCAAGCGTGTCGGACGATGCCACTGAACAACAATCGGAAGACGTTCTCGACGGAGTCGCCCAAGCAATGTCGACTGGAAGCGAAGGATCGTCGGATTTCATGATCGACGAAGAAAGTAATTTCACTGTCGGTGACATTGCCATCGTCCCGACCGCACAATGTACGGGTGAACATTACTATTTCTACCAATCGCTTGACGGGCAACCGTTGTTTCTGCACTCGATCAACAGCCGCATGCTGCAAGCAATGTACGGTAGCCTCGATCGCAGCCCACACCGCATAACTGGTCGAGTTGTGCAGAAGGATTCATGCTCGATGGATGAGAATTTGCGTCGCCGGTTAAAATATCTGGAGCATCTGCCAGTTTGCACACAGTTCGATGTGGTCGAGCTGGATTTCGGACCGACCGCGAGCGATGGACTCGTGTCAGAGGAGATAATGAACTTGTTCCACGACGAGCTAGCTATGCGCCATCGCACACGGCAGAAGCGTGCCCGAGCGGAGCAGAAACGCGAGAAGCAAATCTTTGAGTTTAACGAACGCCAACTTGGTAAAGCGATGGCCCGTTCTGCTCGCATTTCCATCGAATCAacgaaacattttccttcg TGCGGACTTTCGGAGTCTTACCCGGAAGAACCCACCTTGCTCGGAACCAGCCCTGTTGCAAGCGATATTTCGAGCTCTCCGGGATCTAGCGGATCCGCGATGTCGTCTTGGTCGAAG ATGGTGTCCACTCAACCCTCCTCTAATCAGCGTTGGCCTACATTGGGAGGAGCGACTTCGTCGTCCAATTCCAGCGCTCCGGCACCGAAGCTAGTGCAAGTAACCGGTAGTCGTATGGCTGCCACAACGAGCAGCACTTCGCGTACCGGTTGGCGCCAACCAACGTCGGACGTTGATGAAGACGAAACGGACGAAGAGCTTATTGCGGTACGTGCCCCACTGTTTAACAACAATCTTGGCCGTGCTATTGAGGCAGCACTGGAGAGAAAAACTGCTCATCAATACCAATCCACTTCTGGGTCTGGTTCTGGTTCGGGTACCGCCTCGGGCGCCGCTGGAAAgcgtaaaaaaaataagaaaacgcTACTCTTTGCCTCTGGTATGAATATGAACTAA
- the LOC128300265 gene encoding choline/ethanolamine kinase isoform X1, with protein sequence MNNLIAKANSTTEMRDIAARICRDYLTGAWKTISADELQLKRISGGLSNFLYYVSLPEHHYYNNNNNGGTKSSPAGSRRGSFATERTGTKTSNSSSTNKARNGSKRARKDSCAGMLEPKEVLLRIYGQTHGEHAMETMLTESVVFTLLSERKLGPKLHGIFPGGRIEQYIPARALLTAELSDTKISLKVAEKMAAIHSMDIPVSKEPDWIWNTMNRWLKGVTGTLKTMERDRANGNVKGGNGDQSSGVAEVDERILTEMDLAGEVEWLRSVVESEDFPVVFCHNDLQEGNILLRQDYPTMHDNSYRECSTLDNFDESTQLDSHFSSILISNGVVSSNESINPSDGSNINLNRISRKRSLDHDSMENDLDNTRDSVLSGNSQALSDANSATDGEPELMIIDFEYCAYNYRGFDLANHFLEYTFDYTNAQAPYFYHKLDQYPSIEQQEKFIVQYLSHLAPPLDDELEEIGDRDDPAEDEERPKVSLMGGSEIDEIEQVRREVQCFTMASHLFWSLWAIVNVYQEIEFGYMEYAICRLKQYQQAKQSYIESTHIGSPGEQTPPVDPEK encoded by the exons ATGAATAACCTCATTGCGAAG GCCAACTCCACTACCGAGATGCGGGACATTGCGGCTCGGATCTGTCGGGATTATTTGACCGGTGCGTGGAAAACCATATCCGCCGATGAACTGCAGCTGAAGCGAATTAGCGGTGGGCTTTCCAACTTCCTGTACTACGTCAGCCTGCCGGAGCATCACTattacaacaacaataacaatggAGGTACGAAATCGAGTCCTGCTGGTTCGCGTAGAGGGTCCTTCGCCACGGAGCGCACCGGCACAAAGACgtcgaacagcagcagcaccaacaagGCAAGGAATGGTAGTAAGCGAGCCCGAAAGGATAGCTGCGCTGGTATGCTAGAACCGAAAGAG GTGCTGCTAAGAATATACGGCCAGACCCACGGTGAACACGCGATGGAAACGATGCTTACCGAATCGGTGGTATTTACGCTGCTAAGTGAACGCAAACTCGGCCCCAAGCTGCACGGTATCTTTCCCGGTGGGCGCATCGAACAGTACATTCCGGCACGGGCACTGCTGACGGCCGAACTGAGCGACACGAAAATTTCGCTCAAGgtggcagaaaagatggccGCCATCCACAGCATGGACATACCGGTTTCGAAGGAACCGGACTGGATCTGGAACACAATGAACCGCTGGCTGAAGGGTGTTACGGGTACGCTCAAAACGATGGAACGCGATCGTGCGAATGGCAATGTAAAGGGCGGCAACGGGGACCAATCGAGCGGGGTGGCGGAGGTAGACGAACGCATCCTCACCGAGATGGATTTGGCGGGTGAGGTTGAGTGGTTACGGTCGGTGGTTGAGAGCGAAGATTTTCCGGTCGTGTTTTGTCACAACGATTTGCAGGAAGGTAACATACTTCTGCGGCAGGATTATCCAACAATGCATGACAATTCCTATCGTGAATG CTCAACGTTGGATAACTTTGACGAATCGACTCAGCTCGATTCGCATTTCAGTAGCATCTTGATATCGAATGGAGTGGTATCTAGCAACGAATCGATTAATCCTTCGGACGGCAGCAACATCAATCTAAACCGAATTTCAAG GAAACGTTCGTTGGATCACGATTCAATGGAGAACGATCTGGACAATACGCGCGACTCCGTGCTGAGCGGCAATTCGCAGGCCCTTTCGGATGCAAACTCCGCAACGGACGGTGAGCCGGAACTGATGATCATTGACTTTGAGTACTGTGCCTACAACTATCGCGGTTTCGATTTGGCTAACCACTTCCTCGAGTATACGTTTGATTACACCAATGCGCAGGCACCGTACTTCTACCATAAGCTGGACCAGTACCCTTCCATCGAACAGCAG GAGAAATTTATCGTGCAGTACCTGAGCCACCTAGCGCCACCGTTGGATGATGAGCTGGAGGAGATTGGTGATCGTGACGATCCTGCGGAGGACGAAGAACGCCCCAAAGTGAGTTTGATGGGAGGCAGTGAAATTGACGAGATTGAGCAGGTGCGCCGGGAAGTGCAGTGCTTTACGATGGCTTCGCATCTGTTCTGGAGCCTCTGGGCAATTGTGAACGTATACCAGGAGATAGAGTTTGGCTACATG GAGTACGCAATTTGCCGGCTAAAGCAGTACCAGCAAGCGAAACAAAGCTACATTGAATCGACACACATCGGCAGCCCTGGAGAGCAAACTCCACCGGTGGATCCTGAAAAATGA
- the LOC128301504 gene encoding peroxisomal acyl-coenzyme A oxidase 3 translates to MICKRLAPIGTRYRDVFYGGGNDKSVGRNINSNSVSNRTPSKWTHYRAVFLRRELCSCSVFISPAVKVERKQQHQRHYSQQLQNNSSTQKMGDFNTIARPSTQGKLLENKSFFPDLPTRGPLTAYRKQANIDWRKLKLSFNDETSLELQHRVWAFARKHPLFAHPNRMLTMDEERHLATKRMYVVQNEKMFTLSDYLERPDLAAIYHQAWIAYEPSMAVKYSLGFGMFPSVIRTLDVGRLDEIVERNETGEYLGAFGLTEIAHGTNAKGMRTTATYDPAAGEYILHTPDFEAAKCWIGNLGKTCTHLIVYAQLYTADSKHHGLNAFVVPVRDPATLQAYPGVTVGDLGAKAGLQGVDNGFVMFRHYRIPRDNLLARTGDVNEQGEFVSPFKDPAKRFGASLGALSGGRVSICGIANVYLTKAITIALRYSASRKQFGPDDSEDEWPVLEYQSQQFRLFPHLANNAVIRVFNLWFGKAYGDMQLRMLSGENVGATGMEVHALSSAAKPVCTWAARDGVQECREACGGHGYLKLSTIGDLRGNNDPNCTYEGENNVLIQQASNWLLSVRAKGYETFAEVSPLGSAKFLAQYATLSRRKASWKGPSDAGSIANQLEALDWLVAYLLEESYQKMSTLKQQGKSSFEARNDVQSFFARTLSIAYGERMLLYVFGKFLSNLEGGPERQALERLGSLYGAGTILRHIGVFYQGGYFSTQPNAMALLQQTVLDLLPNIKQDAIAIVDAIAPPDFIINSPLGMSDGDVYRHMESAIMQAPEALERPKWWRDVVHRDYVQSKL, encoded by the exons ATGATTTGCAAAAGATTAGCACCGATAGGTACAAGATATCGTGATGTGTTTTATGGTGGTGGAAATGATAAGAGCGTAGGTCGAAACATCAACAGTAACAGCGTCAGCAATAGAACACCGTCCAAGTGGACGCATTATCGTGCTGTTTTCCTTCGCCGCGAATTATGTTCTTGTTCTGTGTTTATTTCACCAGCGGTCAAAGTTGAGCGtaagcagcaacatcagcggCACTATTCGCAACAGTTGCAGAACAATAGCAGCACACAAAAGATGGGTGATTTCAATACAATCGCACG TCCTTCTACACAGGGTAAACTGTTGGAAAATAAGTCCTTCTTTCCCGATCTACCGACCCGTGGTCCATTGACAGCGTACCGCAAGCAAGCGAATATCGACTGGCgtaaattaaaactttcctTCAATGATGAAACATCGCTCGAACTGCAGCATCGGGTGTGGGCGTTCGCGCGCAAACATCCGCTGTTTGCGCACCCGAATCGTATGCTAACGATGGACGAGGAACGTCACCTCGCGACGAAGCGGATGTACGTCGTGCAGAATGAGAAAATGTTCACGCTTAGTGATTACCTGGAGCGGCCCGATCTTGCCGCTATCTACCATCAGGCGTGGATTGCGTACGAACCGAGCATGGCCGTGAAGTACTCGCTCGGTTTCGGTATGTTCCCGTCGGTCATACGCACCCTGGACGTCGGTCGTCTTGATGAGATTGTGGAGCGCAACGAAACGGGCGAATATTTGGGTGCGTTCGGGTTGACGGAAATTGCTCACGGCACTAATGCGAAGGGTATGCGAACGACGGCAACGTACGATCCGGCAGCCGGGGAGTACATTCTGCACACGCCCGATTTTGAGGCGGCCAAATGTTGGATAGGAAATTTGGGCAAAACCTGCACGCATCTCATCGTGTACGCTCAGCTGTACACTGCCGATAGTAAACACCACGGTTTGAACGCGTTCGTAGTGCCAGTCCGTGATCCGGCCACGTTACAAGCCTACCCAGGTGTTACCGTCGGAGATCTCGGCGCGAAGGCAGGCCTCCAAGGTGTAGACAACGGATTTGTCATGTTCCGGCACTATCGTATCCCGCGCGACAACCTACTAGCCCGCACCGGAGATGTTAACGAACAGGGTGAGTTCGTGTCGCCGTTCAAAGACCCGGCCAAACGATTCGGTGCCTCGCTCGGTGCTCTCTCCGGTGGTCGCGTCAGTATTTGTGGCATCGCCAACGTTTACCTCACGAAAGCGATAACCATCGCGTTGCGCTATTCGGCCAGCCGGAAGCAGTTCGGTCCGGACGACAGCGAGGACGAGTGGCCCGTGCTCGAGTATCAATCGCAACAGTTCCGTCTGTTTCCGCATCTCGCCAACAACGCTGTGATACGCGTGTTTAACCTCTGGTTCGGGAAGGCGTACGGTGACATGCAGTTGAGGATGCTCAGTGGCGAAAATGTTGGAGCGACCGGGATGGAGGTGCACGCACTGTCGTCCGCCGCGAAGCCCGTGTGTACGTGGGCGGCCCGGGACGGTGTGCAGGAGTGTCGGGAGGCTTGTGGTGGCCACGGATATCTGAAACTTTCGACCATCGGCGATTTGCGGGGCAATAATGATCCAAACTGTACGTACGAGGGTGAAAACAATGTACTGATCCAGCAGGCGTCGAACTGGTTGCTTAGCGTCCGTGCGAAAGGTTACGAAACGTTTGCAGAGGTATCGCCACTGGGATCGGCAAAGTTTCTAGCACAATATGCAACTCTCAGTAGGCGAAAGGCTAGTTGGAAAGGTCCATCGGATGCGGGGTCAATTGCAA ATCAGCTGGAAGCGTTGGATTGGTTAGTAGCCTACTTGTTGGAGGAATCTTACCAGAAAATGTCAACTTTAAAGCAACAGGGCAAATCTAGCTTCGAGGCACGAAATGACGTGCAATCGTTCTTTGCGCGTACACTTTCTATCGCTTATGGAGAG CGTATGCTGTTGTACGTATTTGGTAAATTCCTATCCAACCTTGAGGGAGGTCCCGAACGACAAGCACTCGAGCGGCTCGGTTCGCTGTATGGTGCCGGAACAATTCTACGACACATCGGCGTATTCTATCAAGGTGGATACTTCTCCACTCAACCAAACGCAATGGCTTTGCTGCAGCAGACCGTACTGGATCTACTGCCGAACATCAAGCAGGATGCAATCGCAATAGTGGATGCTATTGCTCCACCCGACTTCATCATCAATTCACCGCTCGGCATGAGCGATGGTGACGTGTACCGGCACATGGAGTCAGCAATCATGCAAGCGCCGGAAGCACTCGAACGACCAAAATGGTGGCGTGATGTGGTGCATCGCGATTACGTGCAATCGAAGCTCTAA
- the LOC128303164 gene encoding nucleolin: MRSRTEMVTTTLDGSDFDEETDFEDSEEDWRPEKGGPKALKRKTRDILTGTVGGKRGGRSKGGRRGRKPAAKSRGPGRRRKFDEDYDDDEDDDEDDDDDRFDSAGSGSSTPPVPKRGRKSSTTPQRAYGRKSENKTPPSTSKGALGQIKLSPNSSVSGLDCSGAEHSVKPIQRKVANLSGSFPDKSGYLKLFASRADLEEGIRDNLKVCLWRRDGSSLLQKYFRDKSVDASTPQFTSSMVYSCWEDKRADEYMEVKVRCVEQSKQLRVQIIDVEATECRAKEEYQKYIEKYGKSIEDHDTDRSNGDRSGSASSGAKKTHDGSNNGDNDDHEEADEEDYDEEHDDEEMMLQGAKGSDDPSQEE, translated from the exons ATGCGCAGCCGGACGGAAATGGTAACCACAACCCTGGACGGTTCCGACTTTGATGAGGAAACCGACTTTGAAGACTCCGAGGAAGACTGGCGACCGGAAAAAGGTGGTCCAAAAGCGTTGAAGCGTAAAACGCGCGATATACTGACCGGAACGGTCGGTGGGAAGCGTGGTGGTCGTAGCAAAGGAGGCCGGCGGGGCCGTAAACCAGCAGCAAAAAGTCGAGGTCCCGGAAGAAGACGAAAGTTTGATGAGGACTATGATGACGATGAGGACGATGACgaggatgatgacgacgatcgTTTCGATAGTGCCGGTAGCGGTAGTTCCACTCCGCCGGTTCCCAAACGTGGACGAAAGTCTTCAACAACGCCACAGCGAGCGTACGGTCGGAAGAGCGAGAACAAAACACCACCGTCCACTTCGAAAGGAGCGTTAGGACAGATAAAGCTAAGTCCCAACTCGTCGGTGTCGGGATTAGATTGTTCCGGTGCGGAACATTCGGTTAAACCGATTCAACGAAAGGTGGCCAACTTGTCTGGGAGCTTTCCGGACAAAAGTGGCTACCTGAAGTTGTTCGCTTCTCGGGCAGATCTGGAGGAAGGCATACGGGATAATCTGAAGGTGTGTCTGTGGCGCCGAGATGGATCGAGCTTGTTGCAGAAATACTTTCGCGATAAATCAGTCGATGCCAGCACACCACAGTTCACATCCTCCATGGTG taCTCCTGCTGGGAAGATAAACGGGCTGATGAGTATATGGAGGTTAAGGTGCGCTGTGTCGAGCAGTCGAAACAGTTGCGCGTACAAATAATTGATGTGGAAGCAACCGAGTGCCGAGCGAAGGAAGAGTACCAGAAGTACATCGAGAAGTATGGTAAATCGATCGAAGATCATGATACCGATCGGTCGAACGGGGATCGATCCGGTTCGGCTTCGTCGGGtgcgaaaaaaacacacgacgGCAGCAACAATGGCGACAATGATGATCACGAAGAAGCGGATGAAGAAGACTACGATGAAGAGCATGACGATGAGGAGATGATGCTGCAGGGCGCGAAGGGCAGCGATGATCCATCGCAAGAAGAATGA
- the LOC128300265 gene encoding choline/ethanolamine kinase isoform X2: MNNLIAKANSTTEMRDIAARICRDYLTGAWKTISADELQLKRISGGLSNFLYYVSLPEHHYYNNNNNGGTKSSPAGSRRGSFATERTGTKTSNSSSTNKARNGSKRARKDSCAGMLEPKEVLLRIYGQTHGEHAMETMLTESVVFTLLSERKLGPKLHGIFPGGRIEQYIPARALLTAELSDTKISLKVAEKMAAIHSMDIPVSKEPDWIWNTMNRWLKGVTGTLKTMERDRANGNVKGGNGDQSSGVAEVDERILTEMDLAGEVEWLRSVVESEDFPVVFCHNDLQEGNILLRQDYPTMHDNSYRECSTLDNFDESTQLDSHFSSILISNGVVSSNESINPSDGSNINLNRISRKRSLDHDSMENDLDNTRDSVLSGNSQALSDANSATDGEPELMIIDFEYCAYNYRGFDLANHFLEYTFDYTNAQAPYFYHKLDQYPSIEQQFVRPLAVVLWWRAKCGAEVYPP, from the exons ATGAATAACCTCATTGCGAAG GCCAACTCCACTACCGAGATGCGGGACATTGCGGCTCGGATCTGTCGGGATTATTTGACCGGTGCGTGGAAAACCATATCCGCCGATGAACTGCAGCTGAAGCGAATTAGCGGTGGGCTTTCCAACTTCCTGTACTACGTCAGCCTGCCGGAGCATCACTattacaacaacaataacaatggAGGTACGAAATCGAGTCCTGCTGGTTCGCGTAGAGGGTCCTTCGCCACGGAGCGCACCGGCACAAAGACgtcgaacagcagcagcaccaacaagGCAAGGAATGGTAGTAAGCGAGCCCGAAAGGATAGCTGCGCTGGTATGCTAGAACCGAAAGAG GTGCTGCTAAGAATATACGGCCAGACCCACGGTGAACACGCGATGGAAACGATGCTTACCGAATCGGTGGTATTTACGCTGCTAAGTGAACGCAAACTCGGCCCCAAGCTGCACGGTATCTTTCCCGGTGGGCGCATCGAACAGTACATTCCGGCACGGGCACTGCTGACGGCCGAACTGAGCGACACGAAAATTTCGCTCAAGgtggcagaaaagatggccGCCATCCACAGCATGGACATACCGGTTTCGAAGGAACCGGACTGGATCTGGAACACAATGAACCGCTGGCTGAAGGGTGTTACGGGTACGCTCAAAACGATGGAACGCGATCGTGCGAATGGCAATGTAAAGGGCGGCAACGGGGACCAATCGAGCGGGGTGGCGGAGGTAGACGAACGCATCCTCACCGAGATGGATTTGGCGGGTGAGGTTGAGTGGTTACGGTCGGTGGTTGAGAGCGAAGATTTTCCGGTCGTGTTTTGTCACAACGATTTGCAGGAAGGTAACATACTTCTGCGGCAGGATTATCCAACAATGCATGACAATTCCTATCGTGAATG CTCAACGTTGGATAACTTTGACGAATCGACTCAGCTCGATTCGCATTTCAGTAGCATCTTGATATCGAATGGAGTGGTATCTAGCAACGAATCGATTAATCCTTCGGACGGCAGCAACATCAATCTAAACCGAATTTCAAG GAAACGTTCGTTGGATCACGATTCAATGGAGAACGATCTGGACAATACGCGCGACTCCGTGCTGAGCGGCAATTCGCAGGCCCTTTCGGATGCAAACTCCGCAACGGACGGTGAGCCGGAACTGATGATCATTGACTTTGAGTACTGTGCCTACAACTATCGCGGTTTCGATTTGGCTAACCACTTCCTCGAGTATACGTTTGATTACACCAATGCGCAGGCACCGTACTTCTACCATAAGCTGGACCAGTACCCTTCCATCGAACAGCAG TTCGTCCGACCACTGGCGGTGGTCCTGTGGTGGCGGGCAAAGTGCGGGGCCGAGGTCTACCCCCCGTGA